A region from the Brassica napus cultivar Da-Ae chromosome C8, Da-Ae, whole genome shotgun sequence genome encodes:
- the LOC125591848 gene encoding meiosis-specific protein ASY2-like, translating into MRANPDEPQACARDGSGGARDEALAVDYVPTCYYPGGIFEELPALAPEFLRSPDLSGQAWENVTKTQSTPNSVKRLLRERHGLGVTFLIPSEHQRHWSPPVGYQCVYKSYFRDDTKLWFPIPRLITSYARRRDAAISQFLNGSWRIAVALMVMAAEIDVSLSVRVFEELASVSSLDDGLLLIKMRPSYNVIGRHRNKTPDWQRSYFFVKCDDSAFEDPPDDDCRVLWNTLLADHPTSRDYPEDFLSSARAVAGLVQENWGNISWERVHRSIDRISRKDWNSSYPLSANKTKRRISLFTKEVQKKINEARKMRGLPDLSAMMTVELICRVPNYLRLPTRWRLPAPPTRDLIMKIPRPRPRDDFPASVGSEAAPVEAEIPNQEETVEPSSKKRKEGNQRPQAAGIVGPRETDVANPVYRSESAGEPALNLASLDDLEGASPEVTLRKKKKSKKTGGQELVASAPASSTHGTSAVGASSRKRTPRVEFPDHVSFEYDGPTPLIYAPYKCAELVSQIKCGPKPLPSVSDLIFKDEYVDAARTKVLGDESMNFVVEKYDTALKETREALRKSEKAVAAKGMLLRRKKVEWRDEFVRMAEKRERAIARKKIQRKRAVAAEAELSVANVTIATLESRKASLMEEMGVKAEEHKKELGRLRDSQVYEVTKERVRVETEMITKSNRHFGNLREWWTRRAPFDTARLLLSQAFGTRKCLEALKAGGRDIPQDVIDTFAAREKQFEEEASKLDPGEIPEVDLTLSPLHLDSQFVDMRTFVGLDP; encoded by the exons ATGAGAGCAAATCCAGATGAGCCACAGGCTTGTGCGAGAGACGGTTCTGGCGGTGCGAGGGACGAAGCTCTCGCTGTCGATTACGTGCCTACGTGCTATTATCCTGGAGGGATCTTCGAGGAGCTCCCGGCGTTAGCTCCCGAGTTCCTGCGTTCTCCCGATTTGAGCGGTCAAGCCTGGGAGAATGTTACTAAGACTCAGTCAACCCCCAACAGCGTGAAGAGACTTCTGAGGGAACGCCATGGACTAGGGGTAACTTTCTTGATTCCCTCGGAACACCAGAGGCATTGGTCGCCACCGGTTGGGTATCAGTGTGTTTACAAATCCTACTTTCGGGACGATACGAAGCTCTGGTTCCCAATTCCTCGACTAATCACATCGTATGCGAGGCGCCGTGATGCAGCGATAAGTCAGTTCTTGAATGGTTCGTGGCGTATCGCGGTGGCCCTGATGGTTATGGCTGCTGAAATTGATGTCTCATTGAGCGTTCGTGTCTTCGAGGAGTTGGCGTCCGTCAGCTCGTTAGACGACGGGCTTCTGTTGATAAAGATGCGCCCCAGCTACAATGTGATAGGAAGGCATCGTAACAAGACGCCGGATTGGCAGAGATCTTATTTCTTCGTTAAGTGTGATGACTCTGCTTTCGAAGACCCGCCAGATGATGACTGCCGtgtcttatggaacactttgcTTG CCGACCATCCGACTTCTCGTGACTATCCGGAAGATTTTCTTTCAAGCGCTCGCGCCGTTGCGGGACTTGTTCAGGAGAATTGGGGGAATATTTCTTGGGAGAGGGTTCACCGTTCGATCGATCGTATTTCCAGGA AAGATTGGAATTCGAGTTACCCTCTCTCTGCCAACAAGACTAAGCGGCGGATCTCGCTATTCACTAAGGAGGTGCAGAAGAAAATCAACGAGGCAAGGAAAATGAGAGGGCTTCCAGATCTGAGTGCGATGATGACGGTTGAGTTAATCTGCCGAGTGCCGAACTACCTGCGCCTTCCAACGAGATGGCGATTGCCGGCACCACCGACGCGAGACCTCATCATGAAGATTCCTCGGCCG AGACCCCGTGACGACTTTCCTGCTAGCGTAGGTTCTGAAGCGGCTCCTGTTGAAGCTGAGATTCCTAATCAAGAGGAGACGGTTGAACCATCATCAAAGAAGAGGAAGGAAGGCAATCAGCGGCCTCAAGCTGCAGGGATCGTGGGGCCGCGAGAGACTGATGTTGCCAATCCCGTGTATCGGAGTGAATCAGCTGGTGAGCCGGCTCTCAACTTAGCCTCGTTGGATGACCTTGAAGGCGCCTCTCCCGAAGTTACGctgcggaagaagaagaagtccaaAAAGACGGGTGGTCAAGAGTTGGTCGCTAGTGCTCCAGCTTCGTCGACCCATGGAACATCGGCTGTCGGTGCTTCGTCTCGGAAGAGGACTCCGAGGGTTGAGTTTCCCGATCACGTGTCGTTTGAGTACGACGGTCCCACCCCGCTTATCTATGCTCCTTATAAATGTGCTGAGTTGGTCAGCCAGATCAAATGCGGGCCGAAGCCTCTTCCATCCGTgtctgatttgatttttaaggACGAGTACGTCGACGCTGCTCGCACTAAAGTACTG GGTGACGAAAGCATGAATTTCGTCGTTGAGAAATACGACACAGCCTTGAAGGAGACTCGCGAAGCCTTGAGAAAGTCGGAGAAGGCAGTGGCGGCCAAGGGTATGCTTCTCCGCCGGAAGAAAGTGGAATGGAGGGATGAGTTCGTGAGAATGGCTGAGAAGAGGGAAAGAGCGATTGCTCGGAAGAAGATTCAGCGGAAGCGAGCTGTCGCGGCCGAGGCCGAACTCTCTGTCGCTAACGTGACCATTGCGACTTTGGAGTCTCGGAAGGCCAGTCTGATGGAAGAGATGGGGGTCAAAGCCGAAGAACATAAGAAAGAGTTGGGTCGGCTTAGGGACTCGCAAGTTTATGAGGTTACGAAGGAGAGGGTGAGAGTTGAGACCGAGATGATCACGAAATCCAACAGGCACTTCGGAAATTTGCGCGAATGGTGGACTCGCCGCGCCCCTTTCGACACAGCACGGTTGCTTCTGAGCCAGGCGTTTGGAACCAGGAAATGTCTTGAGGCTTTAAAGGCTGGTGGTCGTGACATCCCTCAAGATGTCATCGATACGTTTGCGGCCCGCGAGAAGCAGTTCGAGGAAGAAGCCTCGAAACTTGATCCCGGCGAGATCCCAGAGGTTGACTTGACTCTTTCTCCACTTCACCTCGATTCTCAGTTCGTCGATATGCGAACCTTTGTGGGCCTTGACCCATAA